Below is a window of Planctomycetota bacterium DNA.
AGATGCATCCGATCGCGAGCTGGATGGTGACGGTTTCCCTCTGCGACGAGCTTTTCATCGAGGCACTGGAGCCCGATTCGCTTTCGCTCTACGCGATCCTCTGGCACAAGGAAGCGCGGCGCACTTCGGAGATCGACTGGTCCATCACCAAGGACCTCGCGGTGCGGGCGCATCTGGCCGTCGAGTCGCACGTGGGGAAAAAACTTCCCATCAAGATGCGGCTGGAGAAAAGAATCCCGGTGGGCGGCGGCCTGGGCGGCGGCTCGAGCAACGCGGCGGCGATGCTGCGGGCGCTCAACGAACTCTTTGAATTGAAACTGCCGAAAAATGTGCTGCACGAGATCGCGACTTCGCTGGGCTCCGATGTGCCGTTCCTGATCGAGGGCGGAAGCGCGGTGGTCACGGGACTCGGTGAAAAACTGGAGGCCGCGCCATTGCCCGAGAGTTTGCACGCGGTGCTGGTGCTGCCCGCGGTCGCCTGCCCGACCGGCGCGGTCTATCAAACCCTGGATCGGTTGCGTCCGCAGGGAGCCGCAGAAGTGGAAAGGGTGAAGAAACTTTCACGCCTGGAAAACATTCCGCACGACGCGCCCTTCAACGACCTGGCCTTGGCCGCCTGCGAAGTGGCGCCGAAATTGCGCGGCGAAATGGAGGAGCTGTCGGAGCTGACCTCGCGCGTCGCACATGTCTCCGGCAGCGGAAGCACGCTCTTCGTGCTCACGGCCAGCGCTCTCGAGGCGGAGCTGCTGGCGGACGCGGTCTCCAAGCACATGGGCATGCCCGCGATCCCGGTGCAGGGGATGGCCACGCCCGCGCCGCTTCGACCGGGTTCGACGCAGTCACGGGCCTAGAATGACCGGATGCTTTGGCAGCCCGAAATTCCCGCTCACTATCGCTCTCTTTCCGAGGAGGAATTGGCCGCGGGCATTTCGGCGCAGCGCAAGAAACTCGGCAACAAGCTGCTGATTCTGGGGCACCACTACCAGCAAGACGATGTGATCCAGCACGCCGACCTGATCGGCGACTCGCTGCAGCTCAGCCGCATGGCCAATCGCGAAGCCAAGTTGCGCGGATCGGAGTTCATCCTCTTTTGCGGCGTTCATTTCATGGCCGAGACCGCGGACATCCTGACCGAGCCGTCGGTGAAAGTCATTCTTCCCGACCTCTCGGCGGGCTGCTCGATGGCCGACATGGCCGCTTACGACGACGCCCTCACTGCGTGGGAGGAAATCGAAAAAGCCCACGCCGGCAAGGGTGCCAAGAAAACGCGCGTGATTCCCATCACCTACGTCAATTCCAGCGCCGCGGTGAAGGCCTTCGTCGGCGAGCACGACGGTGCCTGCTGCACCTCGAGCAACGCCAAGCATGTGCTGGCCTGGGCTTTCGCGGGCGGCGACCGCAAACTTGCAAAGGGCGAGCGCGTGCAGGTGATCTTCATGCCCGACCAGCACCTGGGCCGCAACACGTCGCGCTCGCTGGGCTTGAAGAGCGAGATCGACGCCGAGCGCGATGGCGGCGCGAGCGACATGGCGGTGTGGAATCCGAAGCAGCCGATGGGCGGCCTGAGCGCGGAGACCATCCGCTCCAGCAAAGTTCTTTTGTGGGCGGGTCACTGCAGCGTGCACAAGCTGTTCCGCCCCGAGCATGTCGAAGAGGCGCGCGCTGCGGACGCCAAGGTGAAAGTCCTGGTGCATCCCGAGTGCTGCCAGGAAGTGGTCGAGCAGGCGGACCTGGTCGGCAGCACCGAGTTCATCATCCGTCAGATCGAGCAGGCCCCCAAGGGCTCGCACTGGGTCGTGGGCACCGAGGTGCATCTGGTGAATCGCCTCGCGCAGGCCGCCGCCGAGCGCGGCGTGGAGGTGCGCATGCTCAGCGACTGTCAATGCCTCTGCACCACCATGTACCGCATCAATCAATCGCACATGCTCTGGTGCCTGGACCAACTGGTGCAGGGCAAAATCGTCAATCAGATCGAGGTGCACCCGAAGGCGGCGGCCCTGGCCCGCAAGGCGCTGGAGAAAATGCTCGAGCTGGCGCCCGCAACCGGGCCCGCGCCCGTCACCATCGATTGAGGTATTTTGTCCGATCGCCCCATGACCACGCCCACCACATCAAATCCTCCCAAGAAGCGCCGCAAACTGATTCTCTGGACCGCCGCGTCGCTCGTGGTCGTCGTGGTCCTTCTGGTGGCGCTGCTGCCCACCATCGCGTCGATGCCGATGTTCCGCGGATTCATCACCGACGCGGTGGCGTCGAAAGTCAACGGCAAGGTTTCGATCGGCGACATGTCCTTCAGCTGGTCCGGCCCGCAGCGCATCGACAACTTCAGCATCGTCGGCGACGACGGCAAGAGCACCGTGCTGGTCTCCCTCTCGCTGCAGAATGGCTTCCTGGAACTGCTCTCCACCACCATCAAGCAGATCGACATGACGGTGTCGGGCAAGGTCGCCGGCGAGCTCGGCGCTGACGGCAAGCTCAGCCTGCTCTCACTCGCCAAGAGCGCCGCGCCGACGGCGCCCGCAGCTCCGCCTCACCTGCCCGCGGCCGCAGCGCCTGGCGCGATCGCGGCCAACTGGCCGGGCAAAATCCAGGTGGTGATCAACGGCTTTGATGTGGACATCGCCAACGCAAATGGTCCGCGCTTCGCGATCGAAGGCCTCAAGGGCAAGGTCGCCCTTTCCAACAATGGTCCGATCGAGATCCAGCTCGCGGCCAACACCAAGATCGGCGACAAGCCCGGCTCCATTTCCGCCAACGGCACCTTCAAGGATGTCATGACCGCTGCGGGCGCGTTCGATCCCATCGGCATCACCGGCTCGCTCAATGCGGAAGTGAACGGCGTGCTGGTGCCCGTCACCGGCGCATCGCTTGAGATCGCCCAGGCCAAGTTCGTCATCGCCGCCGACGCCGGGAAACCCATCGATCTCTCGGCGGACATCAACACGTCCGTCAACGGCCAGGCCGCGCCAATCCGCGCCAAGATGCAGGCCTACCGGCCCGGACCCGGCGAGCCGATCGCCTCCTGGGCCAAGGATCCGCGCACCTGGGCGGGCACGATCTCCGTGCAGGATCTGCCCACCGCGCTGCTGGAGAAATATGTCCAGGGCACGCCGATCAACATCGCCCGCGACCTCGGTCCCACGCTCACGCTCGCCGTCGCCACCAACAGCAGCACCGGCTTCGATCTTTCGCTGAAGTCGGCGCAGGTCAAGCTGCAATGCACCGCCGCCATCGACATGAACACCGGTGCGGTGCAGGGCAAGACCACCACGCTCGACGCCTCGCTCGCGCCCGAGCTGCTCAGTAAGTACAACGTGGTCACCCCCAAGGCGCTGCCGATCGCGATTGCGCTGCAGAGCTTCACCATTCCGCCGCCGCTGGCCAGCGGACAATTCAACCTTGCCCAAATCACGGCGCAGGGAACCATGAGCACCGGCGCAGCGCAATTCACCAGCGCCGGCAACGCGCCGGTCGCGATGGGCGCCCTCTTCGTCACGCTCGCCGCAGCGCCGCTGGCGGACAAGGTGGACTTTGTGCTGCAGACCACCATCAACGGCGCGCCGATCAACACGCGGGCCAGCCTCACCGGCTTGATGAAAGAGAATGCCTTCACGCCCAAGCAGATGATGGTGGACAGCTCCACGCAGCTCGGGCCATTCGATCCCTCGCTGCTGCCGGGCATGCCCTCGAACATCGTGGAAATCCTGCGCCAGGTGCAACCGGGCAACTCCACCATTCACTCGACGCTGGCGGGCTCCTACGAGAAGGGCTCGATGGACCTCAAGGTGCAGATGGTTCCCGGCACGGTCAATGCAAAGGCGAACTGGGACGCGACCACTGCGACAATCTCGATCGAGAACACCGCCTGGACCGTGTCGCCCGGGCTGGCGGAGTGGGCAAGCCAGGGCAAGGTCGTCCTTTCGGCGCCGGCCAAATGCACGATCGCCGCAGGTCCCATCAAGGTGGATCGCGCCGCGCTGGAAAAGGGCCAGGCCGGATTCCTTCCCAGTCCAATTTCGATTTTCGTGGACAAGCTCGCCATCGCCAAGGCGCCGGGACTCACCGGCACCGCCACCGTGCAGAATGCCGTGGTGCGCGGCGACTTCGACGCCGACGGCCCGCAGACTTTCAAAGGCACGCTGACGGCGACGGCTCTGCTGGCCAACGGACTTCCCGGCGGTATCACCAACGCGACGCTCTCCGAGCTGAGCATTCAGGCCACGGTGGAGAAGGATCCCAACGCGCCGGGCTCCACGGTCGCGGTCACCGCATCGTCGCTCGGTTTGACCAATGTCCAGGGTCTCAGCGAGCCGCTGCTTGGAAAGAATCTGCACGCCAATTTCACCGGCCCGCTCTCGATGAATGGTGCGGCGACCGCCACCCTGAGCATGGATGTGCTGGAAGCCACCGGCCCCGCGGCCAAGATCGCCGGCGAGTTCAAGACGCAACCCGGCTCCGACTGGACCGCCTCCGTGACGGCCAACGAAGTTTCCACGCAGCGCATCGCGCACTTGCTGGGCATGGGCGATGTTCCGGAGTGGACCGCGGGTGGCGCGCCCAATGCCGGCAAGTTGAAAGCGAATGTCACCAATCAATCAAGCGCGATGACCTTCGCGGTCAACGCCGATCTCGGCCGCATCGTCGCCGACCTCAACGGCACCCGAGCCGCCGATGGATCCATCACGCTCACAAAAAGTTCCGCCCTGGCCAGCGTGCCTGGCTCGGCGGTGAAGAACTATCTGGAGCGCGACCAGAAGAAGACGCCCATCCGCAATCTGAGCGACCTCAAGGTGGCGCTGGACATTGCCTCGGTGAAAATTCCCTCGGTCAACGGCGCGCTGGATCCGCTGGCGGCGGGCGCGGCGATTGCCACAAAGGTTCGCATCGAGCCCTTCAATTTGACCTTTGCTCCGGAGAGCCTGGTTCCGCCGTCGGAACCAAAGCCGGGAGCCAAGCCCGCGGCGCCGGCTGCTGCGCCAGCCGCCTCGCAGCCTGAAAAACTCGCCACGCTCGCCTTCGGTGCGACCGACGTCTCACTGCAGACCAGCGGCGCCGAGAGCGCGCAGGTCACCGTGAATGGATCGCTCGCCACCGAAGGCCAGCCGACCAAGCCCATGGCCGTGCAGTTGAAGGCGCAGAATCTGGCCGGCGCCGACGGCAAGCTCAACACAAAGGGCATGAAGCTGGTGGCGGATGTGAACGTCAGTGAGTTCCCCTCGGCCATCGTGGACGCCATCACCAAGGGCGACGGCTTCATTCCCAATCTGGCGGGGCCGGTCTTCAGCGTCACGCTCTCGGGCCGCACCGGCTTCGATAAATCAGACAGCTTCAAGGGGCACGTCGAAAGTCCAACTCTCACGCTGGACATTCCCGCGGTGCGCATCGTCGACGGTCAGATGTCAGTCGTGCCGGCCGAGGCCATCACGCTGCAGATTCGCCCGGATGACAACATCCGCCAGAAGATCCTGCGGCCGATCAACCCGATCCTTGCGGAAATTGAATTGAAGAACAAGGCGATCAACACCACGGTCTCCGAGGTGCGGGCGCCGCTGCCCTTCGACATGAAACAGACCGACGCGCGATTCGTCGTGCAGGTGGGCGAGGTCGAGCTGGAGAAAAAGGGGCAGATCGTCAGCCTGCTCAATTTGGCCACGGTGAAGGATGGCAAGTCCACGATTCCCGGCTTGGTTTCGCCACTCAACGGCGAAGTCAACAAGGGCATCCTCACGTACAAAGATTTCACGATCAAGGCGGGCAAGCAGGGGGAGACCTGGCAGCAGACGATCATCTCCGACGCCAACATCAACCTCACCACGCAGCCGGCCTACGCCAACGCGATCAACGTGCGCTATCCGCTGGAGGGCGTCACCAACGCGGTGGCCGCCAACGCGGGGCTGAACTCGGTCATGGGCGAGATCAACAAGGCGCTGGGCAGCACCACCGCCGAGATGCGCCAAGCCATTCAGTTGAAGGTGGTCTTCTCGGGGCCGCTGCAGGGCGATCAGTTGAAGATGACAGTGGAGCCGGCGCTGGACTTGAAGAGCGGCGACGATCTTTTGAAGGGCGTGGGCGGCATGGTCGAGGGAATCCTGAACGGCAAGTCCGGCACCACGGCTCCCGGCACGACGCCGGCGCCGGGTGCCAAGGACCCGACGATCGGCGACGTCCTGGATCTCTTCAAGAAGAAGCCGAAATAGCCGCAGCGCAGTTCTCAGCAAGATTGTGGTGATTCACAGCGCGGTCACATCGGCTTTTCGCCGACGGTCTGGTCGTACACCTGCAGCAGCTTCGACTTGTCGAAGATCAGCTCCTGGCGCGACAGTCCGGTGATCTCGTAGTGCGGCGTGAGCTCGATCGCGTCCACCGGGCACGCCTCTTCGCACATGCCGCAGTAGATGCAGCGCAGCTCATCGATGTCGAACTGCTTGGGGTACTTCTCGCGGTCCTCCCACGGGCTCGCCTCGGCGACGATGTGGATGCAATTCGCGGGGCACGCTGTGGCGCACATGAAGCAGGCCACGCAGCGCACGCGGCCGTCTTCGTCCTTGTTCAAGCGGTGCACGCCGCGGAAGTTCTCGCGGAACTGTCCGCCCTCCTCCACGGGCCGGTCGTCGCGCTTCTGCTCCGGATACTGCAGCACCCAGATGTTCTTCTTGTTGGAGCCGTTGCGGCCGAAGTTCTCGAAGGCATGCCGCATGGTCGTGCCCAGCCCCTTGAAGACGGAAAGCACGAAAAGATTCTCCGAGCGATTGAGCTTGCTCAGGGAGACATCAACAATTTCGTCGTCGGGAATGGCCATGCGGGGAACTCGGCGTTTGGCTTGGAAGTGTAGGCTTCCGTGAAAACCATGCCACCCACCGGGAACAACTCCGATCCTGATCCTGAACCGCCGCGCCACACCGATCTGTGGGGCGATACCAATTCGGGGGAGGATCCCGACCGTGACGCGCCCTTTTCCATCAAGCGGCTGCTCCCGCTTTCGCCCGCCGCCCGCCGCAACCGGGACCGGCGGGAAACCCGCATCGGCTGGAAAATGGCCGCCCTCGGCTGGGAATTCACCAGCCAGGTCATCGCCGGCGTCGCCCTGGGCTGGGGGGTGGATTACCTCTTCCCGAACCTGGGCCATTGGGGAATCATCGGGGGTGCGGTGGCGGGAGTGCTGGTCGGTCTGCTGACCTTTCTAAGGAGCGCCCTGAAGCTCAACAATGAGCTGGAAAATCCTGATCCAAAATCCAAAAAGGATGGCTCAAATGGATAAGGTGGCTAAGGCCATCAAAGCCGAACCGCGGTTTGCCATGCCCGTGAAACGGGTCACGGGACTGTTTACGTTAATGCTTATCTTGTCAGTGCTTACAAAGACTTTGCCCTTGGAAAGCT
It encodes the following:
- the nadA gene encoding quinolinate synthase NadA; the protein is MLWQPEIPAHYRSLSEEELAAGISAQRKKLGNKLLILGHHYQQDDVIQHADLIGDSLQLSRMANREAKLRGSEFILFCGVHFMAETADILTEPSVKVILPDLSAGCSMADMAAYDDALTAWEEIEKAHAGKGAKKTRVIPITYVNSSAAVKAFVGEHDGACCTSSNAKHVLAWAFAGGDRKLAKGERVQVIFMPDQHLGRNTSRSLGLKSEIDAERDGGASDMAVWNPKQPMGGLSAETIRSSKVLLWAGHCSVHKLFRPEHVEEARAADAKVKVLVHPECCQEVVEQADLVGSTEFIIRQIEQAPKGSHWVVGTEVHLVNRLAQAAAERGVEVRMLSDCQCLCTTMYRINQSHMLWCLDQLVQGKIVNQIEVHPKAAALARKALEKMLELAPATGPAPVTID
- a CDS encoding NADH-quinone oxidoreductase subunit I, translating into MAIPDDEIVDVSLSKLNRSENLFVLSVFKGLGTTMRHAFENFGRNGSNKKNIWVLQYPEQKRDDRPVEEGGQFRENFRGVHRLNKDEDGRVRCVACFMCATACPANCIHIVAEASPWEDREKYPKQFDIDELRCIYCGMCEEACPVDAIELTPHYEITGLSRQELIFDKSKLLQVYDQTVGEKPM
- the ispE gene encoding 4-(cytidine 5'-diphospho)-2-C-methyl-D-erythritol kinase, which gives rise to MNPRPAISVSAPAKLNLALSVGSPDAKKMHPIASWMVTVSLCDELFIEALEPDSLSLYAILWHKEARRTSEIDWSITKDLAVRAHLAVESHVGKKLPIKMRLEKRIPVGGGLGGGSSNAAAMLRALNELFELKLPKNVLHEIATSLGSDVPFLIEGGSAVVTGLGEKLEAAPLPESLHAVLVLPAVACPTGAVYQTLDRLRPQGAAEVERVKKLSRLENIPHDAPFNDLALAACEVAPKLRGEMEELSELTSRVAHVSGSGSTLFVLTASALEAELLADAVSKHMGMPAIPVQGMATPAPLRPGSTQSRA